The genome window CTGGTGTTATTCTATGACCGAGGCGACTCGGAGTACAAGATCGACGCGCCACGAGCCATCGCAAACCTCCTCGAACTCGTCCCAATCGAGCCAGAAACGCACGAGGACGCGGTTCTCGCGGCGGCGACGTTTCTCGATGAGTACGAGATGACTCCGTTCGACGCGCTTCATGCGGGCGTCATTGCAACCGGAGAAGAAACGGTGCTATCGACCGAACAGGACTACGACAAGATCGGACTCGACCGAGTTCCGTTGGAACCTCACGAAGACGAGTGACGACATAGAACCGTTACCATCCCTTCGGAGTTCATCGCCGGAATTTCAGCGACGAACGTGAGCGGTCCCGACCGGCTCATTCCGAGAGGTTCTCGAAGCAGTCGTCACAGGGGCGGTAATGTCCACCGAGGACGGAGGGATCGACTACTCGGTAGTCACCACGTTGTCCACAGAGTGGCCCGTCCGTCGTCGGGGCGTGCATGATCTTCGAGGTTCCACCGGTGACCATGACTTCATCGGTACGTGAGGTGAGCGACGGAATCAATGGCGTCACGATGGGTTCGAAGGCGTCCTCGTCGGACTGGTCCTGTGATTCACCACCGTCGAAGGTGTCTCCCGTCGAAACGCGCGCTTCGACCGGGCTGTCGGGTTGGAGGGCGAGGTATTCCAGAATCCCCTGGAAGCAGGACCGGCACGGTCGCAAGCCACTCAGTCGGACGGTTTCCGGGTCTGCAGTGTGCCATTCGGAATCGCACGGTCCGGCACTACACGCGGGTAATGGGTCCGTCTCTCCGGAGAGGTCGAGGCGATGGAACACCGCGCT of Haladaptatus sp. R4 contains these proteins:
- a CDS encoding PIN domain-containing protein; translation: MYVETDFLIALVKNDDWLQESALRELEERDDIHTSILAYAEVLVLFYDRGDSEYKIDAPRAIANLLELVPIEPETHEDAVLAAATFLDEYEMTPFDALHAGVIATGEETVLSTEQDYDKIGLDRVPLEPHEDE